AAGAAGAttaagagaaagagaataatattgtatttcttTATTCAATATAGTAAAGGTATTTATACTTGAGTTGCATTAACAATATaaggaaaatataatataatataatatattatagaatatgcaatataaggaaaatataatacaatatattatagaatagaatataatatattatattatagaatattatataataatatattattatattatatacactaacaccCTCCCTCAAGCTCAAGGTGGAAGAGCATTGAACATCTTGAGATTGGAGACTAAATCTTGAAAACGTCAAGGAGGATGAGATTTGGTAAAAATGTCAGCAATCTGAGCTTGCGAAGAAATGGGAATCAATTGTATGGTACCATACATCATGTCAGATGACAATCTCTTTCTATATGTTTGGTTCGTTCGTGAAATACATCATTATGAGCAATTTGCATTACACTATTATTATCATAGAAAAGTGGAATAGCCGCGGATGAAGGAACATCCATGTCTTGAAGTACCCATTGTAGCCAGAGAAGATTAGAGGTAGTATCTGCAAGAGCACGATATTCAAATTCTGTACTAGAACGAGAAACAACAGTTTGTTTCTTACTTCTCCTTGAAATGAGAGATGTtccaagaaagaaagaatagCCAGTAGTGGATCGACGATCAGTTGGATCACCTGCCCCATTAGCATTAGAGTATGCTCATAACTCTAGAGGAGAAGAGTGAGCAAAATGTAGTCTATGAAATATTGTTCCTCTAATGTATCGTAATATACAAAGAATGAAAGAGAAATGAGTTATACGAGGAGATGACATAAATTGACTCACGATATGGACAGAATATACAATATCTGGCCGAGTGACATTAAGATATATAAGACTACCAACTAGTTATCGATAAAGTGTTTCATCACTTAGTGGAGTACcattagtattagtcaaatgttcTGTGGAGTCAAAGGGTGTGTTAACAACTTTTGTTTCAGTAATACTAGCCCGAGATATAAGATCAGTTGCATACTTAGCTTGTGATAAATAATAACCAGATTTGTCGGAAGCTATTTCAAGTCCCAAGAAATAACTTAAATGTCgaagatctttcatttcaaatttttgatGTAGAAAATTCTAGAGATTGCGAATTCTATTTGTGTCATCACCAGTAATtatcatgtcatccacataaagtAAAAGTAAGGTACAACCTTGATATATTTTACGCAAAAACAATACATGATCATAAGAGCCGGATTTGAAACCAAGATTACTAATGGTGTAGCTAAATTTGGAGAACCACTCCTTAGGAGCATGTTTGAGACCATAAAAAGCTTTGCGGAGTctacaaactttatttggagGATGATCATACCTAAGTGGAAGTTGCATATACACTTCTTCTGTTATTTTACCATTAAGGAATGcattttgacatccatttgaaatagTTTCTATCTTTTGCTAACCGCTACTACAATGAGGCTACTAATCGAGGTCAATCAAGCGATAGGAGTAAACGTTTCCTTATAATCAATACCATATTCTTGAGTATATCTCTTAGCAATAAGGCaagttttatataattcaactgAACTATCTACTCgtgtcttaattttaaaaacccatTTACAACTAACAACTTACTTATGTGAAGGTAAATCAACCAAGTCCCATGTTTTTATCTTGGTTAGTGCTTGCAATTCTTCTGTCATTGTTTGCTGCCATAAAGGGTTATAGTTGGCCTCGCAAAAAGTACAAGGTTTATGGAGAGAGATAATAGATGAGTACACATGAAAGTTACGAAGACGAATCGAAGGTAGACTTACGCGATTGGTACGacgaggaggtggtggtggtgttGGTGATGCTGATGTTGGTGATGGTGGTGGAAAATAAGAAAATTCTTGAATGATATGATCAGATGAGGTATGTGCCGAATTTTGAGATTGAGAAGATGTCGATGTAGGAAATGCATATGGAGTTGAGTCGCATGAGTTGTTAAATGGTCCTACACAATAAATGTCAGGAAACAGAGGTATGGTAGGATCACGAAAAAAATGAGTAGGAGGTTCATTGACTCTAAATTTAGATATAGTTGAAAACATCTTATGTTCCCAAAATGATACATGATGAGAGATACGAAGACGTTGAGACAATGGATCCCAACACCTGTATCCTTTGTGTTTGATTCCATAACCTAAGAAACAACATAATCGAATTCGAGgttctaatttattatattcatgaggttataataaaacaaaataaacacatCCAAAAACTTTGAGAGTTTGATAATTCAGATCTCGATTAAAAAGACATTAAAAAGGAGAGATGTTAACTATGACAGAAGAAAGAATGTAATTGATAGTAAAAATAGCGGTAAAAGTTGCTTCTTCCCAAAAGTTATCGGGACAAGAAGACGAGATGAGAAGGGCTCGAACAACATTAGGAATGTGTCTATGTTTTCGTTCTACCCGACCATTTTGCTGAGAAGTTTCGGGACAGGATCTTTGAATAATTGTGCCCTCTTGTTCTAGAAACTCTATGAATTTTGTGTCTTTGTATTCCATGGCATTATCAGTGTACAAGATTTTAATTTTGGAGGAAAATAGAGTTTGAATCATATTAGCAAACCGAATGTAAATTGAGGATAATTCAAACCTATTACGCATCAAATAGATCCATGTATTAAGAGAAAAATTGTCAATAAAtatcacataatattttaaaccacCCATAGTGAATCATATTAAAAGGTGCTAAGGAATTAGAATCATTAGAAAAAAAGGTAAAGTGTGTCCTTTAGAAAGCTCACAAGAAACACAATCAAAAGTTTCAGTCTTAATAGAGCCTAAAGTACCAATAGAAATTAAAGAACTCAAACGATCTTTAGAAGGGTGACCTCATCTAGAGTGCCAAATTTGAGAAGTGATAGCTTCAACAAAATATTGTGATGGAAGAGATAGAGAAGTGAATTCAAATAAACGTCCAACTTTATGTCCCGTTccaatgattttatttgtttgaggATCTTGCACAACACAACTATTACTCAAAAAAGTTATGTTAAAACTGAGATCATATAATTGTCTAATAGAAATAAGATTTAACAAAAGTTttggaaaaaaatgttttaggtAAGGACAATATAGGTTTGAGCGGTACCAATAGTTTGAACATTAAAAGTAGTATTATCAGCAGTATGAACAACATACGGAATAATATGTTATCTAGTGGATGTGAGAAAATATGATTCAGAAGTCATATGATTACAACATCCAGAATAAAAAAACCATGAGATAGAAGTACTTGGTGTGGTAGATTACACTGAAGAAGATAGTAATGGAGAAGATGTAGTACCATTATTTTATTGAAGTTTTTGTAAGAGAGATTGAATGTCTGTAAGAGAAAATTTGGGAAAAGTGTTCTCTAATGAAGTGTCTGTGATAGCAACAACGGTAGAGAATGCAAACTTGGAAGACTTAtccattaaaattgaattaatgtGAACatcaatattcaaaaataaatacacaaaccTTAAACGGCTATAAAACCTAGAGCCTAATCTCTAATACCATATAAAAAGAttaagagaaagagaataataGTGTACTTCTTTATTCAATATAGTAAAGTTATTTATACTTGAGTTACATTAACAATATAAGGaaaatataatgtaatatattttagaatatatgcaatataagaaaaatataatataatataatataatatattatattatataatataatataataatatatcaatataatatattattatattatatacactaacaacTGGTAAATTTCTTCTAAGATGCACTTCAACGCTTATTTTAGCATATGTGATGTGTTCACTTTCTTccgttattgggtccatatataatggtttccccaagAGACTAGCGAAATGGCTAAGTGTTTTTGCGATATACATATGAGCTGAaatgttccttagtttgaaTCAAATTTGAGCTGTTTCTTCGGTTTGTTGAGTAGGTTCATACCTTCAGACTATTTTTCCAGCTTCATACAGTTTGATCCAACATATGTGTGTCTCAACTTCAGAATATTTTCCAGATTTAGTCCCATATGCTCCCATTGTTTTAACAAAACATCCTTAGTGACTAGAAAAGATACACGATTTATAcctatgtagttcccaacaactacattttcccattctttaaTGCATTTTTCCTCCACTTCAATAgataatttaaactcaaaagggatttaagaatctcaacttttggtttaaaatctcCTAAGTATGGGTTGCCTTTATATTTCTCCCCATCTTCATATTTCTGCCTTGCATTTTTCTTACAAACTTCATTAACTTTTCAACTGGAATTACTTTTGATATTATAGGTCTTGGTTTTTGGGCACTTCATAAGTTCTTTCATTATTTCCACAGACCAACTAACGATCTTCTTGTATTCCTCTTTTTTTAGTAAGTTCCAATCCTGAAGatattgaatatttagtttgatAGTGGTTTGCTGTGTTTTTCCTTGCTGAGCAAAATCTCTCCTTTCTTTGCTTGGAACAACAATGTCGCAATTTGATTCTTGAGTCTGTAGAGATTTTCCCATATAGTATATTTAACCTtccatattttatcatttttttatttcagctTCAAACTTTCAGTTTCATTctacatttatttttcaatattctGAGAGCTTTATTTCTGCATTTATGGTTTCTCAAAAATCTTTTTTATCTATCGTTTTCTTGCTTGAATCGATTTCCACAAAGTCATACACTTCTTTTATCCTATTCCTATTCTTTCTCCCCATCTTAGAAGAAGAACTGGAATTCATCAAATTAAGAATGCATACAACTCAACCAAACCCAATTTACTTACAACCAAAAAAAATCTACAACCTGAAATGACCGTAGACTTGCCAACTACTGACCCTATTTCACAACCTAATGACCTAAGAACTGAAAGCAATCGATGACCTAGAGCAATCACAACCCCAAACTTATTCTCAAACAATCCTATCGACTATATTTATGATTTCCCGACCCAATATTCGTGACACAAGTGAACAATTTCTAGACAAACGTACCAGACGTGCCGATTATGTCGATCGTATCGAATGTGCCGACGATCGTGACTCCGACCACATTTCTTGTAACCTACGAACAAATCAAACAACAGAATTTCGCGGAACCGTTTTGATTGTGCCGAATGTGCCAAACGTGTCGACCGTGTTGATCGTACCGATTGTGCCGAACGTACCGATAATCGTGATTCTGATGTGATTCTCTCCTAGGGTTTCTGGTTTTGACCCTTTCGACTTTGACTTATCTTGACACTTTGATGACATATTCATGGATTCTTCAAATGTGGTAGTGGAGTTGAAAATGTAGGTATACTATAATGATATTTCtggattctttaaataatactGTAATGATATTCTTGGATTCTTTAAATGATATTGTAATGATATTCTTCAAATGATACTGATTCtattctcattttcaaaattaaaaatatacatcatAAATGTGGTGATAACATTTGATGAGGAATGATTACTCTTTATTGCTAACTAATATATGCTTTTATTAAACTCATATATATgctaaataataactaatatttgattagtAATGATTGCCATTATAGAACGTTTAAAAGAAATAgacttttttttaactaatatataatttcttaactCTTTATATAATCTAGTTTTTTATGGTTCTAATTGGTTTTATATTTGATACTGGTTGAACATACTATCAAGCAATATGTGTAGACAATCTCAAAGAAAACGAGATCTAAGTGAATTTGAAAGTAGAAAATTAGAGAATGTATGATTTCGTTATAATTTGGTTAAtagagttatttatttattcacaaagTTTGTTAATGGTTTTAGGATGTGGGTACGTATGAAATTGTTGATAGACGAACAAAAAGGCCAAAgtgttttaaataagaaaacatcATCTTCTAAACGTCCAAAAATGGTAATATCCCCCCAAAAAGAAATAAGGATCTTTTAAATAACCAACCACAAAACaactgatagaaaaattaagtagattaattttagaaccggccagacaaactaaacagaagctaaatttcatgtgcaggtactaaaCAAACCAGAACCGGAAATCTTGCATCAATAACCGGTTGttactacttcaaagaaaccagcctcaagtgatcaagtcaaaagatcacaggaaccggtCTCActatctcaagcaaccggttaacgaagaacagaAGATTACACCCCAACCGGATcctaatgcacaagacacagaaaccggaaagtacagatcaaaagtcagaagattcaaatctcaagagtgacgtaccatgacggaagaaacgtgtcttgaaagaataaaagaagatcggatccgatcagaagcatgcgaggaaagcaatgatgctttgctgatccgatgctgacaaccggaggcggatgttgaacacgtgtatcaatctgaaaaccgccTATGTCATCATAtactcagagtcacctgcatgaatgccaggtgttgaggaagttgaaacgtgcaagAAACCCTTCTGCAaataggcgtgctaatgatcaaccaatccgcaagagagagaagaaagtaaccgttggctactttcagctataaaaggaagatcaaacgtcttcattaaATGGAGTTACAGTAGCAAGCAGCAAGTTGTGAATACGAGTAGTTGAAATTGTGAAAGTTATAAGgcattcaattctagagagataaagtcttgtATTCTATAACTGGTATAGTCAAACCGGAAATCTttgtgtgtgattattgtgttgtgttgtattacatcaaagtgtgagtttggtgtaaccggcgagtagcgaagttgggctcgaccggaagtgtaattgtaactctaaagagttagtggagatccttctcataacttgagaagaaggggtgacgtaggaggatttgctccgaacatccataaacaaattcctTGCCTCGCGTTCTTTCTTTTGCTTTCATTTCCCTCTTTCTAaacgtaaaccgcaaactaatcgttcttctaaaaccggtcactcacctccattaaatcgactccttcttaaatctcatctaaagtcgcaaaagttgcttcaacctgaaacagacatttccgcccttgaacccggttcaagagtctgtgacaggctgtgcagtgctgagaacggttttagtctctaaccggactatcaccaagttgtgtgttgttgtaagcggccaccctcacgtaaaccggaaaacaccccggtcctccaagggcgtccccgatcctaacaagtggtatcagagcgaggctcttagcactcaagcaaccaaagatggtgggaagcatgactcacagcgacaagccgccaatgctaaacagcgaagcatttagcagttggaagaaacagatgtatctacatctgataacattagatgatgagatgagccgagtcctgaaagaaggaccgatcaagatcaacaaggaagaaagccagtggacaagtgaagatcggagaagaagcaacctggacaaccattgcatgaggcatatctaTAAAGCTATAGAtaataacactttgaacaaaatatcagagtgtgacaatgcaaaggaagcctgggaaacgatcatccagatacacgagggaaacgaaagaaccaaggagaataaaatcttggtggctacgcagaagtacgaaaacataaggatgaaacctggagaaaatatgaaagaatttagcaaccggttcaccagcgtagtaagcgagcttcagacactcggaaagaagtatgacaaccgagaagtgatcatcaaggCTCTAAGATcattgccaagcacgtgggatatcaagaccatggtgatgagggagtccagcacccttgggcagatgaaactgcatgatgtgtttgaggatttgaaagcctacgaattcgagatcaattctcggatcgaagatgaaacatctactgcaacaagagctttggtcacatcggtggaaccggcggctccagtatcaaccgcaccggctccagtcaaaaatactgatcaaataaccgacgatgtgatggcaatgctagcccagaaattcgggaaattcatgaagaagagccagccaccatctaataatgatttcaattataactatgtagataaatcaaataaaagatgttataactgtgatggttttggacattttaggtcagagtgtagaaaaccaagaagagacgatagaaaaccggaaggaaattatcaaggaaattatcaaggtAATAATTATCAAAGCAACCGGTATCAAGGAAGCAAtaatcaaggaaacaattatcggggaaacaacaataatcaacgaaacgactaccgaagaaatgatgatcaacgtgctgatgaaggaaaggagatccaaaaagctctcattgcatccgatggtggaagtgaatgggcatattccgacaatgaagatggtgaagagaaagtaacatgcttcatggcaaacgacgaagaggtatttgatttctcttctgatgagtttactaaagaagatctagtatctgcactcaaccaaatggttgttgagttcagaaatatatctgcatATATGCCAACACCTGTAACCGAACAAGTAAATGATGAAAACAATAAAACACATAAAACTGAAACGTATGAatcggatgaactattctcagataatgaggagacagttcaaccggtaatagaaaccgatgaacgagcaatgtacgttacGGCTGcatgggagagatcacgtcaagcagtgaaacaaatgtgtaactataaacgacatccgaaatgtagatatggtatcggttatgatccaagtaaacaaaatgaaacgaaacaatctaacgggatgaaactaacgaaaaataatcttccgtttataaaatttgtcaaaagctcacaaacagaaaatgacctaaaaccggaagaaacacttaagtatgtaggtcccaacgaatctgaaaaatggcttcatcctgagagaaggaaagccaaccggaaaccaaataaaagtaaaaaccgacatcaaagaagtccatcaccacataaggcactcttgagcaacggccaagaaattaagccaaatattatcaaaacaataaccggaAAAGTGATCAgactaattcaagtctggatcccaaaagGACTAATCAATcttggacccaactaaatgtgggtaccaaaaaggtgtaaataattgtttgttgcaggttaggagaagcaatcGGTTAAGGaagtctgaatggtacttggacagtggatgctcaaggcacatgaccggaaacaaggaactactgaccgacatcaagtacgaaaccggagcattcatcacattcggggataactcaaaaggtaaaactgtgggcaagggtaagattgtccatggtaaatTAGCGataaataatgtgctattaatagaaaaactaagttttaatttattaagcataagacaaatgtgtgatgtgggctacaaagttgaatttcataaaaactcatgtttagtcaaaaatcaaaatgatgacactctgttaaccggtaaccggataggaaacatttacaaagtgaactggaaaactgatttcgaaaaacctgtgtgtatgatagccggaaatgatccaaattggctttggcataaacggttaaatcacttgaatttcaaaacgattaactttatttgttccaaggaactggttcacggttttccaaatgttaaattttcaaaagataaagtatgtgctgcatgtcaaatgggaaaacaagtgaaatcatcttttaaaagtaaaggaaattatcaatctgaaagatgtttagaactgttgcatatggacttgttcggtccggttaaagttacgagtttaggaggcatgcattatactatggtagttgttgatgattactctaaatttacttgggttacctTTCtggcttctaaaaatcaagcaactccaaacttgattaaactgattttaagaatacaaaatgaaagatctattaaagtaaacaaaattagaagtgatagaggaactgagtttataaacagtaacttaactacttttcttgatgattccggtattaggcacgagttgtctagtgccagaactcctcaacaaaacggcctggctgagagaagaaaccgaactctcaaggaagccgcaaggtcaatgatagccgattcgggtatcgctcaaaagttttgggctgaagctatcaacaccgcttgctatacacaaaatcgatctctagtaactaaacggttttcgaaaactccttttgaaatttattttgataaaatcccaagtgtacggtattttcggaTTTTCGGTAATAAATGCTTTGTTCATAATAACGGCAAGAaatacttgaccgcttttgatgctaaatccgatgagggaataatgttgggatattcagctgtaagtaaagcctacagagtatacaatactaggactttaacagttgaagaaaccgcacacgttgttttcgatgaatcggttgagcgaaacactgcattacccttcgaccttcacaacagaatggaaaatttcaatatctattctgatgatgaagacgaggttccggtttttagacgttttgtcaaggaccaagcggttgatgttgaaattcaacctgatcaagctgctttaccgcagaaagttgacgattcagtttctactgaagaaatcggtcggtctgactctgttcaacctaccgatcagtctaaccttgatcagccagccgaaacttggtagacacgtctcggattaacctcagaatgaacaaaaatcatcctcttgaactagtaataggtaacatatcctcacccgtccgaactaggcaacaaaatttggatcactatggaaactctgctttcatatcacaaattgagccggaaaaggtggatgaagcactgtcagatccagattggatcttggcaatgcaagaggaattaaacgagtttgagagaaataaagtctggtacctagttcctagaccgaaaaacaaaccggttataggcacacgatgggtattcagaaataaactcaatgaagacggtttagttacgaggaacaaagccaggctagtggctcaaggctataaacaggaagaaggcattgattttgaagaatcattcgcccatgtagctagacttgaggccattagaatatttttagcatatgcagctttcaaaaagttcaaagtttatcaaatggatgttaaaagcgcttttctaaacggtaaagtaaatgaagaggtgtatgttaatcaacctcccggttttaaaaatccagaacatgaaaatcacgtttaccggctgaataaagccctttacggtttgaaacaggctccaagagcttggtatgatactttgactcaatttctatttgatcacaaatttacaataggttcagtagacaaaactctctttaaatttgaaagaaaggagcaaattctacttgttcaaatttatgttgatgatatcatattcgggtcaaccgatccaaagttatgtgacaaattttcgaaaatgatgactgatagatttcaaatgagtatgatgggggaaatgagcttctttctaggacttcaggttaagcagatggaagccggaatatttataagccaaccgaagtatacaaccgaactgctgaagagatttggaatggatacatgtgccgaagcggctacgccaatgagtccttccgtgaagctggacaaagatgaagatggtcaggCCGTTGACATCACCGcgtatcgaggaatgatcggatcgctgttGTATCTCATGGCaagccgacctgatattctgtttgcggttggagtatgcgggaggttccaagcaaatccaaagcaatctcattatacggcggctaaaagaatcttgaaatacctgaagggaactcaagaagtgggactttggtacccaaaagactcgagtttcaatctaataagctactcagatgccgattacgcggggtgcaaaatcgacagaaagagtacaagtggaacatgtcagtttctgggtgaccggttagttacctggagcagcaagaaacaaacgtccgttgcaacgtcaaccgcagaggcggagtacttagcggctggaagctgctgtgcacaactcctctggattcaacagcaactcagggacttcggaatagaagcaaaagagtctccaatattctgtgacaacaccagcgccatagcgatcacatacaatccagtgttgcactcaagaacaaagcacatcgacatccgacaccatttcatccgggagcatgttcaggagaaacacatccggttggaatatgtgtcgaccgagcaacaagtagcggacatcttcacgaaaccgctacaggaagctaagttttcacactTTCGAAATATCATGGgtcttactaatttaaatcaattgatataaatgtatgcatgtatatataaaaaccgggatatgtgttcagggagaagctaaagcttctcaaaccatattcaaataggccattaataaatcaaaaatgctaaccgggaggaagtctccagttatgcccgattacttcattAT
This is a stretch of genomic DNA from Impatiens glandulifera unplaced genomic scaffold, dImpGla2.1, whole genome shotgun sequence. It encodes these proteins:
- the LOC124918346 gene encoding uncharacterized mitochondrial protein AtMg00810-like — encoded protein: MKDLRHLSYFLGLEIASDKSGYYLSQAKYATDLISRASITETKVVNTPFDSTEHLTNTNGDPTDRRSTTGYSFFLGTSLISRRSKKQTVVSRSSTEFEYRALADTTSNLLWLQWVLQDMDVPSSAAIPLFYDNNSVMQIAHNDVFHERTKHIERDCHLT